The window TTTTTTCCCAAAATTAGTTTCTTTTATAGTTTGAAATATTTCTTTATGATTTTTTTCTCCTAAATATGGTGGATTACCTATAACTATATCATATTTTTCATAAATATCTTCGTATAGTGAATCACATTTTTTTAAGTTTAACTTTCCGCATACTCCATATTTAAAGAAAAGAGCCAAAGCTCTTTTCTCAAAGTTTTTTAATGCATTTAAATCTATATCAAACCCTGTTATCCACTTCTCACTATATTTATATTCTCCATAAATATCTTTAGACATTTTTATTAATTCTTCTAATATTCCTAATAAAAGATTTCCTGAACCACAGGAGATATCTATTATTTTTATATTTAGAAAATTTTCCTTCGGAACCTTTTCTAAATATCTGCCTAAAGCAATCTTTCCCATGGTTATTGCATATTCCTCTGGTGTATATATTTTATAATTATATTCCACTTAACCCCTCCTAAAGAGCCTTAAGTTACCTTCACCCTCTATCAATATAATTCCATCTCTGTATAAGTCTAAAACAGCTAAAAATATATAAACTAAATGGGTTCTATTTTCAGCTCTTCTAAATAGATCAACTACTTCTTTTTCTGAAGAGTATAAAATAACCTTTATCCTATCCATCTCTTCTTTTAGTGAATATCTTTTTTCTACTTCGATCTCTAAAAACTCTTCACTTTTAGGTAAATATTTAACATAACTATTAAACATATCTTGAAGTTTCAGTGTTGTTAAATCAAATTCTTTTGGAATATTTTTAGTTATTTTTCGCCCTTCTTTTCTTGTATAAGATATATTATATTCACATTCTATTTGAGATATCACTTGTGCAACTTCTTTAAATACTTTATAATCTTCAAGTCTTCTTTTTAAATCCTTTTCTTTTTCTTCTTCTTTTTCTATACTTAAAATTGATACCGCTTTTATCTCTAAAAGTTCTGAAGCGATCTCTAAAAATTCAACTTTTATACTCAAATTATCAGTTTGAGCTGTTTCTATAAATTGAAGGTATTCATCTATTATCTGAGATATTTTTATTTCAGATATCCTCATCTTCTTTTTCTCTATTAGATGCAACAAAAGATCTAAAGGCCCTTCAAAATTATCTATTTTTAACACTA of the Cetobacterium sp. NK01 genome contains:
- a CDS encoding segregation and condensation protein A; amino-acid sequence: MEIVLKIDNFEGPLDLLLHLIEKKKMRISEIKISQIIDEYLQFIETAQTDNLSIKVEFLEIASELLEIKAVSILSIEKEEEKEKDLKRRLEDYKVFKEVAQVISQIECEYNISYTRKEGRKITKNIPKEFDLTTLKLQDMFNSYVKYLPKSEEFLEIEVEKRYSLKEEMDRIKVILYSSEKEVVDLFRRAENRTHLVYIFLAVLDLYRDGIILIEGEGNLRLFRRG